Proteins encoded by one window of Podarcis muralis chromosome 11, rPodMur119.hap1.1, whole genome shotgun sequence:
- the TJP2 gene encoding tight junction protein 2 isoform X6: MPVRGGGGGGGGGSLLRAAALLSPWLRAPGMEELIWEQYTVTLQRDSKRGFGIAVSGGRDNPHFENGETSIVVSDVLAGGPADGLLQENDRVVMVNNTPMENVAHSFAVQQLRKSGKVATIIVKRARQVQLPAVRRSPSLDYDYRAFEVMDSRADFDGRSTRSGYSERSWYSGNGGRSQSWGDHLDQGYRTGRDRGRQHSRERSYSRDQNRGRSMDRERSFDHEYQRPRSRGRSVDREDEYDRRYGGGRSVPRDYDWRTRLEAPREREAKSGSRDRLNSRSPSPELQPQYDYGAHQDPSGPVNVLLTKSRSNEEYGLRLGSQIFIKEMTSTGLATKDGNLHEGDIILKINGTVTENMSLFDARKLIEKSRGKLQLVVLRDRKQTLINIPSMHDSESEIEDISEIESNRSCSPQEDRRLHHSDLDSHSSNEKLKEKQSAKEDPASRLSKMGATPTPFRSTGDLTAALIPETNSEPKYQDDPPVVQPKPAPRTFLQPSHEDLAIYGPGTKMVKFKKGDSVGIRLAGGNDVGIFVAGIQEGTSAEQEGLQEGDQILKVNTQDFRGIIREDAVLYLLEIPKGDIVTILAQSKYDVYRDIMACGRGDSFFIRTHFECEKEMPQSLAFTRGEVFRVVDTLYDGKLGHWLAVRIESELEKGLIPNKSRAEQMASVQNAQRDGSSDRADFWRMRGQRSGMKKNLKKSREDLTAIASVSTKFPAYERVMLREAGFRRPVVIFGPIADVAMEKLCNDLPEMYHAAKTEPKDAGSEKSTGVVRLNTVRQIIEQDKHALLDVTPKAVDLLNYTQWFPIVVFFNPDSKQGVKVMRQRLIPTSNKSARKLYDQANKLKRTCSHLFTATIDLNSANDGWYGSLKDTIQQQQGEAVWVSEGKLEGMDDDLEDRMSYLTAMGADYLSCDSRLVSDMEDTDGEGGAYTDNELDEPINEPRVSSISRSSEPVQQQEEESLRKSSPEPRTQMRRAGSREVLRDPSPPPAFKPEPPKGKLQNREDPYDIPKNYEARTGSPNASSSETYGVPMKVAPPPIAIKPTFGRPILKSSQPPVPSTEVEEKSEEGIEEPGNTPKSVLGKVKIFEKMDHKARLQRMQELQEAQNARVEIAQRHPDIYAVPIKTQKPDWTQAASSRPPEPQKAAGRPYLDKQGSYGSDAEEEDYRQQLADNSKRGYYGQAARYRDTEL, from the exons GACTCAAAGCGAGGGTTTGGGATTGCAGTTTCTGGTGGCAGAGACAACCCTCATTTTGAAAATGGCGAAACATCCATAGTTGTGTCAGATGTCCTTGCAGGTGGCCCAGCAGATGGATTACTTCA AGAGAACGATAGAGTGGTTATGGTTAATAATACACCCATGGAAAATGTGGCCCATTCTTTTGCTGTGCAGCagttaaggaaaagtgggaaagtGGCTACCATT ATAGTTAAAAGAGCTCGCCAAGTGCAGCTCCCAGCTGTGAGAAGAAGCCCCTCTCTGGACTATGACTACCGGGCCTTTGAAGTTATGGATAGTCGTGCCGATTTTGATGGCAGAAGCACTCGAAGTGGCTACAGTGAAAGGAGTTGGTATAGTGGGAATGGGGGCCGGAGCCAGAGCTGGGGAGACCACCTGGACCAGGGCTACAGGACTGGCCGCGACCGGGGGCGCCAGCACAGCAGAGAGCGCAGCTACAGTCGCGATCAAAATCGCGGCCGGAGCATGGACAGAGAGAGGAGCTTCGACCACGAATACCAAAGACCCCGAAGCAGAGGCAGGAGCGTGGATAGAGAGGATGAATATGACCGGCGCTATGGTGGCGGTCGGAGTGTGCCCCGAGACTACGACTGGAGAACCCGTCTTGAAGCCCCTCGTGAGAGGGAAGCCAAGAGCGGGAGCAGAGACCGGCTTAATTCCCGCAGCCCTTCCCCTGAATTGCAGCCTCAGTATGACTATGGAGCACATCAGGACCCCAGTGGGCCAGTTAATGTTCTCCTCACAAAAAGCAGATCAAATGAAG AATATGGCCTTCGACTTGGAAGTCagattttcatcaaagaaatgacCAGCACGGGGCTGGCAACCAAGGATGGCAATTTGCACGAAGGGGACATCATTCTCAAA ATCAATGGTACAGTGACAGAGAATATGTCTTTATTTGATGCCAGAAAATTGATTGAGAAATCAAGAGGAAAACTCCAGTTGGTTGTCCTAAGGGACAGAAAACAAACCCTAATCAACATCCCTTCCATGCATGACAGCGAGTCAGAAATAGAAG ATATTTCTGAAATAGAGTCAAACAGGTCTTGCTCCCCTCAGGAAGATAGGAGGCTGCACCATTCAGATTTAGATTCTCATTCTTCCAACGAAAAGCTAAAGGAAAAACAGAG TGCAAAAGAAGATCCAGCCAGCAGACTATCCAAAATGGGAGCAACGCCTACGCCTTTTAGATCAACCGGTGATCTCACTGCTGCTTTAATCCCAGAGACAAATAGTGAACCCAAGTACCAAGATGATCCTCCAG TTGTTCAGCCCAAGCCAGCCCcaagaacgttccttcagccaAGTCATGAAGACCTAGCAATATATGG TCCTGGTACAAAGATGGTGAAGTTCAAGAAAGGTGACAGCGTGGGCATCAGGCTGGCAGGTGGGAATGATGTAGGAATATTTGTTGCTGGAATTCAAGAAGGTACCTCTGCAGAGCAGGAAGGCCTACAAGAGGGAGACCAGATTCTTAAG GTAAACACTCAAGACTTCAGAGGTATTATTCGAGAGGATGCTGTTCTGTACCTGTTGGAgattccaaaaggagatattgtGACAATTCTGGCCCAGAGCAAATATGATG TTTACAGAGATATAATGGCCTGCGGCAGAGGAGATTCTTTCTTCATAAGGACACATTTTGAATGTGAAAAGGAAATGCCACAAAGCTTAGCCTTCACCAGAGGGGAGGTCTTCCGAGTGGTCGATACACTGTATGATGGAAAACTGGGTCACTGGCTGGCTGTGCGGATTGAGAGCGAGTTGGAGAAGGGCCTGATTCCAAACAAAAGCAG GGCTGAGCAGATGGCCAGTGTTCAAAATGCTCAGAGAGATGGCTCCAGTGACAGGGCAGACTTCTGGCGGATGCGTGGCCAACGGTCTGGAATGAAAAAGAATCTAAAGAAGAGCCGTGAAGATTTGACAGCAATTGCATCTGTTAGCACAAAATTTCCAGCCTATGAGCGAGTCATGCTCCGGGAGG CTGGTTTTAGGCGCCCTGTGGTGATCTTTGGTCCCATTGCAGACGTAGCAATGGAGAAACTTTGCAATGACTTGCCTGAGATGTATCATGCTGCCA AAACCGAGCCTAAAGATGCAGGCTCAGAAAAGTCCACCGGCGTTGTGCGTTTGAATACTGTGAGGCAAATCATTGAGCAG GATAAACATGCTCTATTGGATGTGACCCCAAAAGCCGTGGATCTGTTAAACTAcacccagtggttcccaattgtaGTTTTTTTCAACCCAGATAGCAAGCAGGGTGTGAAAGTCATGAGGCAAAGGCTAATTCCCACCTCCAACAAGAGCGCACGGAAGTTGTATGACCAAGCAAATAAGCTGAAGAGGACCTGCTCGCATCTTTTCACAG CTACTATTGATCTAAATTCAGCCAATGATGGTTGGTATGGCAGCTTAAAAGATACTATTCAGCAACAACAAGGCGAAGCCGTGTGGGTCTCCGAAGGAAAG CTGGAAGGAATGGATGATGACCTGGAAGACCGTATGTCATACTTAACAGCGATGGGCGCTGACTATCTGAGCTGTGACAGCCGACTGGTCAGTGACATGGAAGACACCGATGGAGAAGGCGGGGCTTACACAGACAATGAACTTGATGAGCCAATCAACGAGCCCAGAGTTTCCTCCATTAGTCGGTCCTCCGAGcccgtgcagcagcaggaggaggag AGTTTAAGGAAATCCAGCCCAGAACCAAGAACTCAAATGAGAAGAGCTGGTAGCAGGGAAGTTCTGAGAGATCCCAGCCCACCTCCAGCATTCAAGCCTGAACCCCCAAAG GGTAAACTGCAAAACAGAGAAGATCCCTATGATATCCCTAAGAATTACGAAGCCAGAACAGGCAGCCCTAATGCTTCTAGCAGTGAAACTTATGGAGTACCAATGAAAGTGGCCCCTCCCCCAATAGCCATCAAACCTACTTTTGGGCGCCCCATATTGAAATCATCTCAGCCACCTGTCCCATCAACGGAGGTGGAGGAGAAATCGGAGGAGGGGATAGAAGAACCAGGGAACACACCAAAATCTGTGCTGGGGAAAGTTAAAATATTTGAGAAAATGGACCACAAAGCAAGACTTCAACGAATGCAAGAACTACAAGAAGCACAAAATGCCAGG GTGGAAATAGCTCAGAGACACCCAGACATTTATGCTGTCCCAATCAAGACACAAAAACCAGACTGGACCCAGGCTGCCAG
- the TJP2 gene encoding tight junction protein 2 isoform X5, whose protein sequence is MEELIWEQYTVTLQRDSKRGFGIAVSGGRDNPHFENGETSIVVSDVLAGGPADGLLQENDRVVMVNNTPMENVAHSFAVQQLRKSGKVATIIVKRARQVQLPAVRRSPSLDYDYRAFEVMDSRADFDGRSTRSGYSERSWYSGNGGRSQSWGDHLDQGYRTGRDRGRQHSRERSYSRDQNRGRSMDRERSFDHEYQRPRSRGRSVDREDEYDRRYGGGRSVPRDYDWRTRLEAPREREAKSGSRDRLNSRSPSPELQPQYDYGAHQDPSGPVNVLLTKSRSNEEYGLRLGSQIFIKEMTSTGLATKDGNLHEGDIILKINGTVTENMSLFDARKLIEKSRGKLQLVVLRDRKQTLINIPSMHDSESEIEDISEIESNRSCSPQEDRRLHHSDLDSHSSNEKLKEKQSAKEDPASRLSKMGATPTPFRSTGDLTAALIPETNSEPKYQDDPPDTVVQPKPAPRTFLQPSHEDLAIYGPGTKMVKFKKGDSVGIRLAGGNDVGIFVAGIQEGTSAEQEGLQEGDQILKVNTQDFRGIIREDAVLYLLEIPKGDIVTILAQSKYDVYRDIMACGRGDSFFIRTHFECEKEMPQSLAFTRGEVFRVVDTLYDGKLGHWLAVRIESELEKGLIPNKSRAEQMASVQNAQRDGSSDRADFWRMRGQRSGMKKNLKKSREDLTAIASVSTKFPAYERVMLREAGFRRPVVIFGPIADVAMEKLCNDLPEMYHAAKTEPKDAGSEKSTGVVRLNTVRQIIEQDKHALLDVTPKAVDLLNYTQWFPIVVFFNPDSKQGVKVMRQRLIPTSNKSARKLYDQANKLKRTCSHLFTATIDLNSANDGWYGSLKDTIQQQQGEAVWVSEGKLEGMDDDLEDRMSYLTAMGADYLSCDSRLVSDMEDTDGEGGAYTDNELDEPINEPRVSSISRSSEPVQQQEEESLRKSSPEPRTQMRRAGSREVLRDPSPPPAFKPEPPKGKLQNREDPYDIPKNYEARTGSPNASSSETYGVPMKVAPPPIAIKPTFGRPILKSSQPPVPSTEVEEKSEEGIEEPGNTPKSVLGKVKIFEKMDHKARLQRMQELQEAQNARVEIAQRHPDIYAVPIKTQKPDWTQAAR, encoded by the exons GACTCAAAGCGAGGGTTTGGGATTGCAGTTTCTGGTGGCAGAGACAACCCTCATTTTGAAAATGGCGAAACATCCATAGTTGTGTCAGATGTCCTTGCAGGTGGCCCAGCAGATGGATTACTTCA AGAGAACGATAGAGTGGTTATGGTTAATAATACACCCATGGAAAATGTGGCCCATTCTTTTGCTGTGCAGCagttaaggaaaagtgggaaagtGGCTACCATT ATAGTTAAAAGAGCTCGCCAAGTGCAGCTCCCAGCTGTGAGAAGAAGCCCCTCTCTGGACTATGACTACCGGGCCTTTGAAGTTATGGATAGTCGTGCCGATTTTGATGGCAGAAGCACTCGAAGTGGCTACAGTGAAAGGAGTTGGTATAGTGGGAATGGGGGCCGGAGCCAGAGCTGGGGAGACCACCTGGACCAGGGCTACAGGACTGGCCGCGACCGGGGGCGCCAGCACAGCAGAGAGCGCAGCTACAGTCGCGATCAAAATCGCGGCCGGAGCATGGACAGAGAGAGGAGCTTCGACCACGAATACCAAAGACCCCGAAGCAGAGGCAGGAGCGTGGATAGAGAGGATGAATATGACCGGCGCTATGGTGGCGGTCGGAGTGTGCCCCGAGACTACGACTGGAGAACCCGTCTTGAAGCCCCTCGTGAGAGGGAAGCCAAGAGCGGGAGCAGAGACCGGCTTAATTCCCGCAGCCCTTCCCCTGAATTGCAGCCTCAGTATGACTATGGAGCACATCAGGACCCCAGTGGGCCAGTTAATGTTCTCCTCACAAAAAGCAGATCAAATGAAG AATATGGCCTTCGACTTGGAAGTCagattttcatcaaagaaatgacCAGCACGGGGCTGGCAACCAAGGATGGCAATTTGCACGAAGGGGACATCATTCTCAAA ATCAATGGTACAGTGACAGAGAATATGTCTTTATTTGATGCCAGAAAATTGATTGAGAAATCAAGAGGAAAACTCCAGTTGGTTGTCCTAAGGGACAGAAAACAAACCCTAATCAACATCCCTTCCATGCATGACAGCGAGTCAGAAATAGAAG ATATTTCTGAAATAGAGTCAAACAGGTCTTGCTCCCCTCAGGAAGATAGGAGGCTGCACCATTCAGATTTAGATTCTCATTCTTCCAACGAAAAGCTAAAGGAAAAACAGAG TGCAAAAGAAGATCCAGCCAGCAGACTATCCAAAATGGGAGCAACGCCTACGCCTTTTAGATCAACCGGTGATCTCACTGCTGCTTTAATCCCAGAGACAAATAGTGAACCCAAGTACCAAGATGATCCTCCAG atACAGTTGTTCAGCCCAAGCCAGCCCcaagaacgttccttcagccaAGTCATGAAGACCTAGCAATATATGG TCCTGGTACAAAGATGGTGAAGTTCAAGAAAGGTGACAGCGTGGGCATCAGGCTGGCAGGTGGGAATGATGTAGGAATATTTGTTGCTGGAATTCAAGAAGGTACCTCTGCAGAGCAGGAAGGCCTACAAGAGGGAGACCAGATTCTTAAG GTAAACACTCAAGACTTCAGAGGTATTATTCGAGAGGATGCTGTTCTGTACCTGTTGGAgattccaaaaggagatattgtGACAATTCTGGCCCAGAGCAAATATGATG TTTACAGAGATATAATGGCCTGCGGCAGAGGAGATTCTTTCTTCATAAGGACACATTTTGAATGTGAAAAGGAAATGCCACAAAGCTTAGCCTTCACCAGAGGGGAGGTCTTCCGAGTGGTCGATACACTGTATGATGGAAAACTGGGTCACTGGCTGGCTGTGCGGATTGAGAGCGAGTTGGAGAAGGGCCTGATTCCAAACAAAAGCAG GGCTGAGCAGATGGCCAGTGTTCAAAATGCTCAGAGAGATGGCTCCAGTGACAGGGCAGACTTCTGGCGGATGCGTGGCCAACGGTCTGGAATGAAAAAGAATCTAAAGAAGAGCCGTGAAGATTTGACAGCAATTGCATCTGTTAGCACAAAATTTCCAGCCTATGAGCGAGTCATGCTCCGGGAGG CTGGTTTTAGGCGCCCTGTGGTGATCTTTGGTCCCATTGCAGACGTAGCAATGGAGAAACTTTGCAATGACTTGCCTGAGATGTATCATGCTGCCA AAACCGAGCCTAAAGATGCAGGCTCAGAAAAGTCCACCGGCGTTGTGCGTTTGAATACTGTGAGGCAAATCATTGAGCAG GATAAACATGCTCTATTGGATGTGACCCCAAAAGCCGTGGATCTGTTAAACTAcacccagtggttcccaattgtaGTTTTTTTCAACCCAGATAGCAAGCAGGGTGTGAAAGTCATGAGGCAAAGGCTAATTCCCACCTCCAACAAGAGCGCACGGAAGTTGTATGACCAAGCAAATAAGCTGAAGAGGACCTGCTCGCATCTTTTCACAG CTACTATTGATCTAAATTCAGCCAATGATGGTTGGTATGGCAGCTTAAAAGATACTATTCAGCAACAACAAGGCGAAGCCGTGTGGGTCTCCGAAGGAAAG CTGGAAGGAATGGATGATGACCTGGAAGACCGTATGTCATACTTAACAGCGATGGGCGCTGACTATCTGAGCTGTGACAGCCGACTGGTCAGTGACATGGAAGACACCGATGGAGAAGGCGGGGCTTACACAGACAATGAACTTGATGAGCCAATCAACGAGCCCAGAGTTTCCTCCATTAGTCGGTCCTCCGAGcccgtgcagcagcaggaggaggag AGTTTAAGGAAATCCAGCCCAGAACCAAGAACTCAAATGAGAAGAGCTGGTAGCAGGGAAGTTCTGAGAGATCCCAGCCCACCTCCAGCATTCAAGCCTGAACCCCCAAAG GGTAAACTGCAAAACAGAGAAGATCCCTATGATATCCCTAAGAATTACGAAGCCAGAACAGGCAGCCCTAATGCTTCTAGCAGTGAAACTTATGGAGTACCAATGAAAGTGGCCCCTCCCCCAATAGCCATCAAACCTACTTTTGGGCGCCCCATATTGAAATCATCTCAGCCACCTGTCCCATCAACGGAGGTGGAGGAGAAATCGGAGGAGGGGATAGAAGAACCAGGGAACACACCAAAATCTGTGCTGGGGAAAGTTAAAATATTTGAGAAAATGGACCACAAAGCAAGACTTCAACGAATGCAAGAACTACAAGAAGCACAAAATGCCAGG GTGGAAATAGCTCAGAGACACCCAGACATTTATGCTGTCCCAATCAAGACACAAAAACCAGACTGGACCCAGGCTGCCAGGTAA
- the TJP2 gene encoding tight junction protein 2 isoform X4, giving the protein MEELIWEQYTVTLQRDSKRGFGIAVSGGRDNPHFENGETSIVVSDVLAGGPADGLLQENDRVVMVNNTPMENVAHSFAVQQLRKSGKVATIIVKRARQVQLPAVRRSPSLDYDYRAFEVMDSRADFDGRSTRSGYSERSWYSGNGGRSQSWGDHLDQGYRTGRDRGRQHSRERSYSRDQNRGRSMDRERSFDHEYQRPRSRGRSVDREDEYDRRYGGGRSVPRDYDWRTRLEAPREREAKSGSRDRLNSRSPSPELQPQYDYGAHQDPSGPVNVLLTKSRSNEEYGLRLGSQIFIKEMTSTGLATKDGNLHEGDIILKINGTVTENMSLFDARKLIEKSRGKLQLVVLRDRKQTLINIPSMHDSESEIEDISEIESNRSCSPQEDRRLHHSDLDSHSSNEKLKEKQSAKEDPASRLSKMGATPTPFRSTGDLTAALIPETNSEPKYQDDPPVVQPKPAPRTFLQPSHEDLAIYGPGTKMVKFKKGDSVGIRLAGGNDVGIFVAGIQEGTSAEQEGLQEGDQILKVNTQDFRGIIREDAVLYLLEIPKGDIVTILAQSKYDVYRDIMACGRGDSFFIRTHFECEKEMPQSLAFTRGEVFRVVDTLYDGKLGHWLAVRIESELEKGLIPNKSRAEQMASVQNAQRDGSSDRADFWRMRGQRSGMKKNLKKSREDLTAIASVSTKFPAYERVMLREAGFRRPVVIFGPIADVAMEKLCNDLPEMYHAAKTEPKDAGSEKSTGVVRLNTVRQIIEQDKHALLDVTPKAVDLLNYTQWFPIVVFFNPDSKQGVKVMRQRLIPTSNKSARKLYDQANKLKRTCSHLFTATIDLNSANDGWYGSLKDTIQQQQGEAVWVSEGKLEGMDDDLEDRMSYLTAMGADYLSCDSRLVSDMEDTDGEGGAYTDNELDEPINEPRVSSISRSSEPVQQQEEEGKLQNREDPYDIPKNYEARTGSPNASSSETYGVPMKVAPPPIAIKPTFGRPILKSSQPPVPSTEVEEKSEEGIEEPGNTPKSVLGKVKIFEKMDHKARLQRMQELQEAQNARVEIAQRHPDIYAVPIKTQKPDWTQAASSRPPEPQKAAGRPYLDKQGSYGSDAEEEDYRQQLADNSKRGYYGQAARYRDTEL; this is encoded by the exons GACTCAAAGCGAGGGTTTGGGATTGCAGTTTCTGGTGGCAGAGACAACCCTCATTTTGAAAATGGCGAAACATCCATAGTTGTGTCAGATGTCCTTGCAGGTGGCCCAGCAGATGGATTACTTCA AGAGAACGATAGAGTGGTTATGGTTAATAATACACCCATGGAAAATGTGGCCCATTCTTTTGCTGTGCAGCagttaaggaaaagtgggaaagtGGCTACCATT ATAGTTAAAAGAGCTCGCCAAGTGCAGCTCCCAGCTGTGAGAAGAAGCCCCTCTCTGGACTATGACTACCGGGCCTTTGAAGTTATGGATAGTCGTGCCGATTTTGATGGCAGAAGCACTCGAAGTGGCTACAGTGAAAGGAGTTGGTATAGTGGGAATGGGGGCCGGAGCCAGAGCTGGGGAGACCACCTGGACCAGGGCTACAGGACTGGCCGCGACCGGGGGCGCCAGCACAGCAGAGAGCGCAGCTACAGTCGCGATCAAAATCGCGGCCGGAGCATGGACAGAGAGAGGAGCTTCGACCACGAATACCAAAGACCCCGAAGCAGAGGCAGGAGCGTGGATAGAGAGGATGAATATGACCGGCGCTATGGTGGCGGTCGGAGTGTGCCCCGAGACTACGACTGGAGAACCCGTCTTGAAGCCCCTCGTGAGAGGGAAGCCAAGAGCGGGAGCAGAGACCGGCTTAATTCCCGCAGCCCTTCCCCTGAATTGCAGCCTCAGTATGACTATGGAGCACATCAGGACCCCAGTGGGCCAGTTAATGTTCTCCTCACAAAAAGCAGATCAAATGAAG AATATGGCCTTCGACTTGGAAGTCagattttcatcaaagaaatgacCAGCACGGGGCTGGCAACCAAGGATGGCAATTTGCACGAAGGGGACATCATTCTCAAA ATCAATGGTACAGTGACAGAGAATATGTCTTTATTTGATGCCAGAAAATTGATTGAGAAATCAAGAGGAAAACTCCAGTTGGTTGTCCTAAGGGACAGAAAACAAACCCTAATCAACATCCCTTCCATGCATGACAGCGAGTCAGAAATAGAAG ATATTTCTGAAATAGAGTCAAACAGGTCTTGCTCCCCTCAGGAAGATAGGAGGCTGCACCATTCAGATTTAGATTCTCATTCTTCCAACGAAAAGCTAAAGGAAAAACAGAG TGCAAAAGAAGATCCAGCCAGCAGACTATCCAAAATGGGAGCAACGCCTACGCCTTTTAGATCAACCGGTGATCTCACTGCTGCTTTAATCCCAGAGACAAATAGTGAACCCAAGTACCAAGATGATCCTCCAG TTGTTCAGCCCAAGCCAGCCCcaagaacgttccttcagccaAGTCATGAAGACCTAGCAATATATGG TCCTGGTACAAAGATGGTGAAGTTCAAGAAAGGTGACAGCGTGGGCATCAGGCTGGCAGGTGGGAATGATGTAGGAATATTTGTTGCTGGAATTCAAGAAGGTACCTCTGCAGAGCAGGAAGGCCTACAAGAGGGAGACCAGATTCTTAAG GTAAACACTCAAGACTTCAGAGGTATTATTCGAGAGGATGCTGTTCTGTACCTGTTGGAgattccaaaaggagatattgtGACAATTCTGGCCCAGAGCAAATATGATG TTTACAGAGATATAATGGCCTGCGGCAGAGGAGATTCTTTCTTCATAAGGACACATTTTGAATGTGAAAAGGAAATGCCACAAAGCTTAGCCTTCACCAGAGGGGAGGTCTTCCGAGTGGTCGATACACTGTATGATGGAAAACTGGGTCACTGGCTGGCTGTGCGGATTGAGAGCGAGTTGGAGAAGGGCCTGATTCCAAACAAAAGCAG GGCTGAGCAGATGGCCAGTGTTCAAAATGCTCAGAGAGATGGCTCCAGTGACAGGGCAGACTTCTGGCGGATGCGTGGCCAACGGTCTGGAATGAAAAAGAATCTAAAGAAGAGCCGTGAAGATTTGACAGCAATTGCATCTGTTAGCACAAAATTTCCAGCCTATGAGCGAGTCATGCTCCGGGAGG CTGGTTTTAGGCGCCCTGTGGTGATCTTTGGTCCCATTGCAGACGTAGCAATGGAGAAACTTTGCAATGACTTGCCTGAGATGTATCATGCTGCCA AAACCGAGCCTAAAGATGCAGGCTCAGAAAAGTCCACCGGCGTTGTGCGTTTGAATACTGTGAGGCAAATCATTGAGCAG GATAAACATGCTCTATTGGATGTGACCCCAAAAGCCGTGGATCTGTTAAACTAcacccagtggttcccaattgtaGTTTTTTTCAACCCAGATAGCAAGCAGGGTGTGAAAGTCATGAGGCAAAGGCTAATTCCCACCTCCAACAAGAGCGCACGGAAGTTGTATGACCAAGCAAATAAGCTGAAGAGGACCTGCTCGCATCTTTTCACAG CTACTATTGATCTAAATTCAGCCAATGATGGTTGGTATGGCAGCTTAAAAGATACTATTCAGCAACAACAAGGCGAAGCCGTGTGGGTCTCCGAAGGAAAG CTGGAAGGAATGGATGATGACCTGGAAGACCGTATGTCATACTTAACAGCGATGGGCGCTGACTATCTGAGCTGTGACAGCCGACTGGTCAGTGACATGGAAGACACCGATGGAGAAGGCGGGGCTTACACAGACAATGAACTTGATGAGCCAATCAACGAGCCCAGAGTTTCCTCCATTAGTCGGTCCTCCGAGcccgtgcagcagcaggaggaggag GGTAAACTGCAAAACAGAGAAGATCCCTATGATATCCCTAAGAATTACGAAGCCAGAACAGGCAGCCCTAATGCTTCTAGCAGTGAAACTTATGGAGTACCAATGAAAGTGGCCCCTCCCCCAATAGCCATCAAACCTACTTTTGGGCGCCCCATATTGAAATCATCTCAGCCACCTGTCCCATCAACGGAGGTGGAGGAGAAATCGGAGGAGGGGATAGAAGAACCAGGGAACACACCAAAATCTGTGCTGGGGAAAGTTAAAATATTTGAGAAAATGGACCACAAAGCAAGACTTCAACGAATGCAAGAACTACAAGAAGCACAAAATGCCAGG GTGGAAATAGCTCAGAGACACCCAGACATTTATGCTGTCCCAATCAAGACACAAAAACCAGACTGGACCCAGGCTGCCAG